A stretch of Arthrobacter sp. NEB 688 DNA encodes these proteins:
- a CDS encoding methyltransferase domain-containing protein, producing MTPSSGPTTTPRPLGELRLFLREALRDPAATGAVAPSGAALVDALSRPALAARRPVRVLEVGAGSGRVTGALCRGLPAGSHLDVVEANPRFAAHLGRLVAAAGGDVEVRVVCGRVQDLRHDASYDHVVSALPFTNFEPADVEHILGLYSAWLRPSGRLAYFAYRGTGMLRRVTSSPQEVRRHREVARVLAAHHRGRQTSSTTVWRNLPPARVHHVEEPVARPGAGCVPGAASRSAS from the coding sequence ATGACCCCGTCCTCTGGCCCGACCACCACGCCGCGTCCCCTCGGCGAGCTGCGCCTGTTCCTGCGCGAGGCGCTGCGCGACCCCGCCGCCACCGGCGCCGTCGCCCCCAGCGGGGCCGCGCTCGTCGACGCCCTGAGCCGACCGGCCCTGGCGGCGCGTCGTCCGGTGCGCGTGCTCGAGGTCGGCGCAGGCAGCGGGCGGGTGACCGGGGCTCTGTGCCGCGGGCTGCCGGCCGGGAGCCACCTCGACGTCGTGGAGGCCAACCCGCGCTTCGCCGCGCACCTCGGCCGGCTCGTGGCCGCAGCCGGGGGGGACGTCGAGGTCCGGGTGGTCTGCGGACGGGTCCAGGACCTGCGCCACGACGCGTCCTACGACCACGTCGTCTCGGCCCTGCCGTTCACCAACTTCGAGCCCGCGGACGTCGAGCACATCCTCGGCCTCTACTCGGCGTGGCTGCGGCCGTCCGGGCGGCTCGCGTACTTCGCCTACCGGGGGACCGGGATGCTGCGCCGCGTGACGTCGTCGCCGCAGGAGGTGCGGCGTCACCGGGAAGTTGCCCGGGTACTCGCAGCGCACCATCGTGGTCGCCAGACCTCGTCGACCACGGTGTGGCGCAACCTTCCTCCGGCGCGCGTGCACCACGTCGAGGAGCCCGTCGCGCGTCCCGGGGCTGGCTGTGTGCCGGGCGCCGCGTCGCGGAGCGCGTCGTGA
- a CDS encoding histidine kinase — translation MQPPRRRLPTALVRGGLVLAAGWTAALNTAAVAGGSFATAGSAAAVATSAALLVPRVPWWAPPAVAAAAAGWFGWPFLFLLVIAVVDLAGRRRVAWAVGLGVAALALSAVVGGPATLWVPQQFGSPLVLVLGIVVGLWSGSRRRLITALEQQVTQRDVERGLREEQARASERARIAAEMHDVLAHRLSLIALHTGVLEATSNSLPPKVAERAALLRTASTEALDDLRSVLTVLREPDPTEVEPPTTGDLDELVAAARAAGQEVRLVVTGEAALVPAAHRLAVHRVVREGLTNVRKHAGGATSAVEVTYGPPLTTATVRSPLRSGSASPAADPGFGIVGLRERVHAVGGTLDVGARHGEWVLGLHLPTPEHRSAPGTGAVVR, via the coding sequence GTGCAGCCCCCGCGTCGACGCCTCCCCACCGCGCTCGTGCGCGGCGGGCTCGTCCTCGCCGCCGGGTGGACGGCCGCGCTCAACACCGCCGCCGTCGCCGGGGGGAGCTTCGCCACCGCCGGGTCGGCGGCCGCCGTCGCGACGAGCGCGGCGCTGCTGGTGCCCCGCGTCCCGTGGTGGGCCCCGCCGGCGGTGGCCGCCGCGGCTGCCGGATGGTTCGGATGGCCCTTCCTCTTCCTCCTCGTCATCGCCGTCGTCGACCTCGCCGGCCGCCGTCGCGTCGCCTGGGCCGTGGGGCTCGGCGTCGCGGCCCTCGCCCTGAGCGCCGTCGTCGGTGGTCCGGCCACGCTCTGGGTGCCGCAGCAGTTCGGCTCGCCCCTCGTCCTCGTCCTCGGCATCGTCGTCGGCCTGTGGTCGGGCAGCCGCCGCCGGCTCATCACCGCCCTCGAGCAGCAGGTCACCCAGCGCGACGTCGAGCGGGGCCTGCGCGAGGAGCAGGCGCGGGCGTCCGAGCGCGCGCGCATCGCCGCCGAGATGCACGACGTGCTCGCCCACCGGCTGAGCCTCATCGCGCTGCACACCGGTGTGCTGGAGGCGACCTCGAACTCGTTGCCGCCCAAGGTCGCCGAACGGGCGGCCCTGCTGCGCACCGCGTCCACGGAGGCGCTCGACGACCTGCGCTCGGTGCTCACCGTCCTGCGCGAGCCGGACCCGACCGAGGTCGAGCCGCCGACCACCGGCGACCTCGACGAGCTCGTCGCGGCTGCCCGTGCGGCCGGTCAGGAAGTCCGGCTCGTGGTCACCGGGGAGGCGGCGCTCGTCCCGGCCGCGCACCGGCTCGCCGTCCACCGCGTCGTCCGCGAGGGGCTGACGAACGTCCGCAAGCACGCGGGCGGGGCGACCAGCGCGGTCGAGGTGACCTACGGACCGCCCCTGACGACGGCCACCGTGCGCAGCCCCCTCCGCAGCGGGTCGGCCTCTCCCGCAGCCGATCCCGGCTTCGGCATCGTCGGCCTGCGCGAGCGCGTCCACGCCGTCGGGGGGACGCTCGACGTCGGTGCCCGCCACGGCGAGTGGGTCCTCGGCCTCCACCTGCCGACCCCCGAGCACCGGAGCGCCCCCGGGACCGGCGCGGTGGTCCGATGA
- a CDS encoding response regulator transcription factor encodes MVVDDDALVRMGLVDLLGTDPDLEVVAEAADGRQALDAAAAQRVDVALVDVRMPVMNGIAATARLRALPRPPRVVVLTTFDVDEYVYRALAAGADGFLLKDTEPREILRAVHVVASGSAILHPSAARTVIDRFHTGGGPAALEAQTRVRRLTPRETQVLALVGRGATNAEVADELGMREATVKAHVSRILEALHVTNRVQAALVARDAGLGSP; translated from the coding sequence ATGGTCGTCGACGACGACGCCCTCGTGCGGATGGGGCTCGTCGACCTCCTCGGGACCGACCCGGACCTTGAGGTCGTCGCCGAGGCGGCTGACGGGCGTCAGGCCCTCGACGCCGCAGCGGCGCAACGCGTCGACGTCGCCCTCGTCGACGTGCGGATGCCGGTGATGAACGGCATCGCGGCGACCGCCCGGCTGCGCGCCCTGCCGCGGCCCCCGCGAGTCGTCGTCCTCACGACCTTCGACGTCGACGAGTACGTCTACCGGGCGCTGGCCGCCGGCGCGGACGGCTTCCTGCTCAAGGACACCGAGCCGCGCGAGATCCTCCGAGCCGTGCACGTCGTGGCGTCGGGGTCGGCCATCCTCCATCCCTCGGCCGCCCGGACCGTCATCGACCGCTTCCACACCGGTGGCGGACCGGCCGCCCTCGAGGCGCAGACGCGCGTGCGACGCCTGACGCCGCGCGAGACGCAGGTCCTCGCTCTCGTGGGTCGCGGCGCGACGAACGCCGAGGTCGCCGACGAGCTCGGGATGCGCGAGGCGACGGTCAAGGCGCACGTCAGCCGGATCCTCGAGGCGCTCCACGTGACCAACCGGGTCCAGGCCGCGCTGGTGGCCCGCGACGCCGGCCTGGGCAGCCCCTGA
- a CDS encoding pirin family protein: MTPQVQVLGPREVPLGGPRAMTVRRTLPARERSFVGAWCFADHYGPDDVSVSGGMDVAPHPHCGLATVSWLFSGEVEHRDSLGTVAVVRPGEVNLMTAGRGISHSEVSTPATRVLHGAQLWVVLPSAAASVEPRFEHHVPEAVHPAPGVEARVFVGALWGSRSPVRVETALLGVEVVLEAGASVALPVPDGFEVGVLVDRGSVVFAGAPVAATELGVVEAGSSGDGSDGVKDGRSLVLAAGDDGARVLVLAGEPFGEEVVMWWNFVGRSHDEVAAAREAWEAGADGSVGRFGRVEGYEGDVARIPAPALPGVRLRSRGNRRPPEAAAASAEAPPMS, encoded by the coding sequence ATGACGCCCCAGGTGCAGGTGCTCGGACCACGCGAGGTGCCGCTCGGGGGGCCGCGCGCGATGACCGTGCGGCGGACCCTCCCGGCCCGGGAGCGCTCCTTCGTCGGGGCCTGGTGCTTCGCCGACCACTACGGGCCCGACGACGTCTCGGTCAGCGGCGGGATGGACGTCGCGCCCCACCCGCACTGCGGGCTGGCGACCGTCTCGTGGCTGTTCTCCGGCGAGGTCGAGCACCGCGACTCGCTCGGCACGGTGGCGGTCGTGCGCCCTGGCGAGGTCAACCTCATGACCGCCGGCCGGGGCATCTCGCACTCGGAGGTCTCGACGCCGGCGACGCGCGTGCTCCACGGGGCGCAGCTCTGGGTCGTGCTGCCGTCGGCCGCGGCGTCGGTCGAGCCCCGCTTCGAGCACCACGTGCCCGAGGCGGTGCATCCCGCGCCGGGGGTCGAGGCGCGGGTGTTCGTCGGCGCGCTGTGGGGGTCGCGCTCGCCGGTGCGGGTCGAGACGGCGCTGCTCGGGGTGGAGGTCGTGCTCGAGGCGGGGGCGTCGGTCGCGCTGCCCGTGCCGGACGGGTTCGAGGTGGGCGTGCTCGTCGACCGGGGGTCGGTGGTGTTCGCCGGGGCGCCGGTCGCCGCCACGGAGCTCGGGGTCGTGGAGGCCGGGTCGTCCGGTGACGGGTCCGACGGGGTGAAGGACGGGCGCTCGCTCGTGCTCGCGGCCGGCGACGACGGGGCGCGGGTGCTCGTGCTGGCCGGCGAGCCCTTCGGCGAGGAGGTCGTCATGTGGTGGAACTTCGTCGGGCGCTCGCACGACGAGGTCGCCGCCGCCCGCGAGGCGTGGGAGGCCGGGGCCGACGGGTCGGTCGGCCGCTTCGGACGGGTCGAGGGCTACGAGGGCGACGTCGCCCGCATCCCGGCGCCCGCGCTGCCCGGCGTGCGGCTGCGCTCGCGGGGAAACCGGCGCCCGCCCGAGGCCGCTGCAGCCTCGGCGGAGGCCCCGCCGATGTCCTGA
- a CDS encoding bifunctional glycosyltransferase family 2/GtrA family protein codes for MTLPATPRDAEPSGTPATPPNPLAGIVVGIPSFHPSEALLETVRAVQAVGLHEVVVVDDGSGTEFGSLFDEVEELPGVVVLRHPENLGKGTALKTLFAHCQAREDVRGVVTADADGQHLAEDVLKVAISLAGHLVERDSDVAVLGVRDFTLPDLPTRSRLGNRLTTGVVRLLYGQDIPDTQTGLRGFSHGLLDTLLEVRGARFEYEMNALSHLLTYHVRLFQVPIETVYHDHENSQSHFRPVRDSVMIYRGIIRQFVKFVGASLLGALVDVAVFTLVIDAFYDGRAALGAVGGAALVARLVSSLVNYGLNRQAVFEIRRPVGHSLPRYVVLAVGVFLLSALLTSGLGTLWDGHVVRAKIVVDTLLFFLSYLLQKRWVFTPSRHADPT; via the coding sequence ATGACGCTGCCCGCCACCCCCCGCGACGCCGAGCCCTCCGGGACACCGGCCACGCCGCCCAACCCGCTGGCCGGCATCGTCGTCGGCATCCCCTCGTTCCACCCGAGCGAGGCGCTGCTCGAGACCGTCCGCGCCGTCCAGGCGGTCGGGCTGCACGAGGTCGTCGTCGTCGACGACGGGTCCGGGACCGAGTTCGGCTCGCTCTTCGACGAGGTCGAGGAGCTGCCCGGCGTCGTCGTCCTGCGCCACCCGGAGAACCTCGGCAAGGGCACCGCCCTCAAGACCCTCTTCGCGCACTGCCAGGCCCGCGAGGACGTGCGCGGCGTCGTGACCGCGGACGCCGACGGCCAGCACCTCGCCGAGGACGTCCTCAAGGTCGCGATCTCGCTGGCCGGCCACCTCGTCGAGCGCGACAGCGACGTCGCCGTGCTCGGCGTGCGCGACTTCACCCTCCCGGACCTGCCGACCCGCAGCCGCCTCGGCAACCGGCTGACGACCGGCGTCGTCCGCCTCCTCTACGGGCAGGACATCCCCGACACCCAGACCGGGCTGCGGGGCTTCTCGCACGGCCTGCTCGACACCCTGCTCGAGGTGCGCGGCGCCCGCTTCGAGTACGAGATGAATGCCCTGAGCCACCTGCTGACCTACCACGTGCGGCTCTTCCAGGTCCCGATCGAGACGGTCTACCACGACCACGAGAACAGCCAGTCGCACTTCCGGCCGGTGCGCGACTCGGTGATGATCTACCGCGGCATCATCCGGCAGTTCGTCAAGTTCGTCGGCGCCTCGCTGCTCGGCGCGCTCGTCGACGTCGCCGTGTTCACGCTCGTCATCGACGCCTTCTACGACGGCCGCGCGGCCCTCGGGGCGGTCGGGGGCGCCGCGCTCGTCGCGCGGCTGGTGTCCTCGCTGGTCAACTACGGTCTCAACCGGCAGGCGGTCTTCGAGATCCGGCGCCCCGTCGGGCACTCGTTGCCGCGCTACGTCGTCCTCGCCGTGGGCGTCTTCCTGCTCTCCGCGCTCCTCACGAGCGGGCTCGGCACGCTGTGGGACGGCCACGTCGTGCGCGCCAAGATCGTCGTCGACACGCTGCTGTTCTTCCTCAGCTACCTGCTGCAGAAGCGCTGGGTCTTCACCCCGAGCCGGCACGCCGACCCGACCTGA
- a CDS encoding DUF3662 and FHA domain-containing protein has product MGLLDRLEAGIERAVQGTFAKHLRSAVHPVEIASNMRRAMDDRAVTSSGRAIVPNVFVIELSPSDFDRLQPDLKSVEDDLVAAAEEHCEGQHYQPAGPFDIVFEEHDDLETGVFRLRPSKASRPRATGLTGQQPRPAAPRPSPGPAQAAAAAAAAHDADEDLPTRPNQQQAPPARPRRVNPADRPWLDVDGERYPLMGAMTILGRDDSADIILDDPGISRRHSELRVTTDGPHFVTTIRDLGSTNGTFVNGERITSTHLADGDRVTVGRTSVTFRAGRR; this is encoded by the coding sequence GTGGGACTGCTCGACCGCCTCGAGGCGGGCATCGAACGTGCCGTCCAGGGCACCTTCGCCAAGCACCTGCGCTCCGCCGTGCATCCCGTCGAGATCGCGAGCAACATGCGCCGCGCGATGGACGACCGTGCCGTCACCTCGTCGGGGCGCGCCATCGTCCCCAACGTCTTCGTCATCGAGTTGAGCCCGAGCGACTTCGACCGGCTGCAGCCCGACCTCAAGAGCGTCGAGGACGACCTCGTCGCCGCCGCCGAGGAGCACTGCGAGGGGCAGCACTACCAGCCGGCCGGGCCCTTCGACATCGTCTTCGAGGAGCACGACGACCTCGAGACGGGCGTCTTCCGGCTGCGCCCGAGCAAGGCCTCGCGCCCCCGGGCCACCGGCCTGACCGGCCAGCAACCGCGTCCTGCCGCCCCGCGCCCCTCGCCCGGTCCGGCGCAGGCCGCGGCCGCGGCGGCCGCCGCCCACGACGCCGACGAGGACCTGCCGACCCGACCGAACCAGCAGCAGGCACCCCCGGCCCGCCCCCGCCGCGTCAACCCCGCCGACCGGCCGTGGCTCGACGTCGACGGCGAGCGCTACCCGCTCATGGGCGCGATGACGATCCTCGGCCGCGACGACAGCGCCGACATCATCCTCGACGACCCGGGCATCTCGCGCCGGCACAGCGAGCTGCGCGTCACGACCGACGGGCCGCACTTCGTCACGACGATCCGCGACCTCGGCTCGACCAACGGCACGTTCGTCAACGGCGAGCGCATCACGAGCACGCACCTCGCCGACGGCGACCGCGTCACCGTCGGCCGCACCTCCGTCACCTTCCGCGCCGGGCGGCGGTGA
- a CDS encoding FHA domain-containing protein — MSELTLTVLRLGLLVALWAFVFAVVGVLRGDLYGTRVRKRAGTTPAKSTPVPRRARRERTPKPPKASKGPTRLVVTAGPLSGTTLPLRASGTLIGRSPECALVLDDDYASGRHARIFEGDDGRWMVEDLRSTNGTYLGATRLTETREVAAGSVLRIGQTTLELQR, encoded by the coding sequence CTGAGCGAGCTCACCCTCACCGTGCTTCGGCTCGGGCTGCTGGTCGCCCTCTGGGCGTTCGTCTTCGCGGTCGTCGGCGTCCTGCGCGGCGACCTCTACGGCACCCGCGTGCGCAAGCGGGCCGGCACGACGCCGGCCAAGAGCACCCCGGTGCCGCGCCGCGCCCGCCGCGAGCGCACCCCCAAGCCGCCGAAGGCGTCCAAGGGCCCGACCCGGCTCGTCGTCACCGCCGGCCCGCTGTCCGGCACGACGCTGCCGCTGCGCGCCTCGGGCACCCTCATCGGCCGCAGCCCCGAGTGCGCGCTCGTCCTCGACGACGACTACGCCTCCGGCCGGCACGCCCGCATCTTCGAGGGCGACGACGGCCGCTGGATGGTCGAGGACCTCCGCTCGACCAACGGCACCTACCTCGGCGCGACCCGGCTCACCGAGACGCGCGAGGTCGCCGCCGGCAGCGTCCTGCGGATCGGCCAGACGACGCTCGAGCTGCAGAGGTAG
- a CDS encoding PP2C family serine/threonine-protein phosphatase: MPFAFHYAARSDVGMVRSNNEDSGYAGPHLLAMADGMGGHAGGDVASSTVVAALVALDGESLSGRDASQALLDRIHEANREIGGAVDDDPRLDGMGTTLIAMLRTGDRIALAHIGDSRAFMLRDGEVTQVTKDHSFVQNLVDEGRITADEAKTHPQRSLVTRVLTGNDDDEPDLVVRQGRAGDRYLIASDGLTDYVARDTIDEVLREAREPGECAERLVALALRAGAPDNVTVIVGDLVDIAKVDAPPTQPQVVGAAAERRRATRPVPVTPAEKAAALTKSATGADDADDEGVTLAEEGPRTRRGIVLRVVAALVVTLVVLAGGSYAAYAWSQQQYYLGEQDGVVTVFRGVDQDLGPISLHAPEYATTIPVDELPDSYQQNIEAGIEASSRADADVRVAELRLQAEACRYARSQGDECRTVEPGWTPPSPSPSPSGSASSSASPSPSASPSASSSGLPSSTPTLPPPA; this comes from the coding sequence ATGCCGTTCGCCTTCCACTACGCGGCACGCTCCGACGTCGGCATGGTGCGGTCCAACAACGAGGACTCGGGCTACGCCGGACCCCACCTCCTCGCGATGGCCGACGGGATGGGCGGGCACGCCGGCGGCGACGTCGCGAGCTCGACCGTCGTCGCGGCCCTCGTCGCCCTCGACGGCGAGTCGCTGTCCGGGCGCGACGCCAGCCAGGCGCTGCTCGACCGCATCCACGAGGCCAACCGCGAGATCGGCGGCGCCGTCGACGACGACCCGCGCCTGGACGGGATGGGCACGACGCTCATCGCGATGCTGCGCACCGGCGACCGGATCGCGCTGGCGCACATCGGCGACTCGCGCGCCTTCATGCTGCGCGACGGCGAGGTCACGCAGGTGACCAAGGACCACTCGTTCGTCCAGAACCTCGTCGACGAGGGCCGGATCACCGCCGACGAGGCCAAGACCCACCCGCAGCGCTCGCTCGTGACGCGGGTGCTCACCGGCAACGACGACGACGAGCCCGACCTCGTCGTGCGCCAGGGGCGCGCCGGCGACCGCTACCTCATCGCCTCCGACGGCCTGACCGACTACGTCGCGCGCGACACCATCGACGAGGTCCTGCGCGAGGCCCGCGAGCCCGGCGAGTGCGCCGAGCGGCTCGTCGCCCTCGCCCTGCGGGCCGGCGCCCCCGACAACGTGACGGTCATCGTCGGCGACCTCGTCGACATCGCGAAGGTCGACGCCCCGCCCACGCAGCCGCAGGTCGTCGGGGCCGCCGCCGAGCGCCGGCGCGCCACCCGCCCCGTGCCGGTCACCCCGGCCGAGAAGGCCGCCGCCCTCACCAAGTCCGCGACCGGCGCCGACGACGCCGACGACGAGGGGGTCACCCTCGCCGAGGAGGGCCCGCGCACCCGCCGCGGCATCGTCCTGCGGGTCGTCGCCGCCCTCGTCGTCACGCTCGTCGTCCTCGCCGGCGGGTCGTACGCGGCGTACGCCTGGAGCCAGCAGCAGTACTACCTCGGCGAGCAGGACGGCGTCGTCACCGTCTTCCGCGGCGTCGACCAGGACCTCGGCCCGATCTCGCTGCACGCCCCGGAGTACGCGACGACCATCCCCGTCGACGAGCTGCCCGACTCCTACCAGCAGAACATCGAGGCCGGCATCGAGGCGAGCAGCCGGGCCGACGCCGACGTCCGCGTCGCCGAGCTGCGCCTGCAGGCCGAGGCGTGCCGCTACGCCCGCAGCCAGGGCGACGAGTGCCGCACCGTCGAGCCGGGATGGACGCCGCCGAGCCCCAGCCCGAGCCCGAGCGGGTCGGCGTCGTCCTCGGCCTCCCCGTCGCCGTCCGCCTCGCCGTCGGCGTCGTCCAGCGGCCTGCCGTCGTCCACCCCGACCCTGCCGCCGCCCGCATGA
- a CDS encoding FtsW/RodA/SpoVE family cell cycle protein, producing MSTVSSVAPRSGRTTELVLVLGAVGIVGLAYVNLGLATTGTVPPGLAALGLGYLGVSLAFHVVLRWRARYADPLLLPIVTLLNGLGLVMIHRVDIARGRDIADGVALRQLMWSALAVAIAAGVLVALRDHRILRRYTYVAGVVGFSLLLLPLLPVIGTSEFGSRIWIRLGPFSFQPGEIAKISLAVFFAGYLVQTRDALSVAGRKILGLTLPRARDLGPILIAWLASLSVLVFERDLGSSLLFFGLFVAMLYVATERVSWIAIGLGLFGAGAYVAYLAFAHVQVRVLLWLHTFSPEALQTSDQLAKGLMGMAAGGMVGTGLGRGRPDLTYLAESDFIIPSFGEELGLVGLFAILVLYALLVERGLRTSLGTRDGFGKLLAAGLSFSLALQCFVVVGGVTRVIPLTGLTAPFLSSGGSSLLANWTLLAILLRISDHARRPLPDDSATSAVGEARTEVVRLS from the coding sequence ATGAGCACCGTCTCGTCCGTGGCGCCGCGCTCCGGCCGCACCACCGAGCTCGTCCTCGTGCTCGGCGCGGTCGGCATCGTCGGGCTCGCCTACGTCAACCTCGGTCTCGCGACGACCGGCACGGTGCCGCCCGGCCTGGCCGCCCTCGGCCTGGGCTACCTCGGGGTCTCGCTCGCGTTCCACGTCGTCCTGCGCTGGCGGGCGAGGTACGCCGACCCGCTGCTCCTGCCGATCGTCACCCTCCTCAACGGCCTCGGCCTCGTGATGATCCACCGCGTCGACATCGCCCGCGGCCGCGACATCGCCGACGGGGTGGCCCTGCGCCAGCTGATGTGGAGCGCCCTGGCCGTCGCCATCGCCGCCGGGGTGCTCGTCGCGCTGCGCGACCACCGCATCCTGCGCCGGTACACCTACGTCGCCGGGGTCGTCGGCTTCTCGCTGCTCCTGCTGCCGCTGCTGCCGGTCATCGGCACCTCCGAGTTCGGCTCGCGCATCTGGATCCGGCTGGGGCCGTTCTCGTTCCAGCCCGGCGAGATCGCGAAGATCTCGCTCGCGGTCTTCTTCGCCGGCTACCTCGTGCAGACGCGTGACGCGCTGTCGGTGGCCGGGCGCAAGATCCTCGGCCTCACGCTGCCCCGCGCCCGCGACCTCGGGCCCATCCTCATCGCGTGGCTGGCCAGCCTCAGCGTCCTCGTGTTCGAGCGCGACCTCGGCTCGTCGCTGCTCTTCTTCGGCCTCTTCGTCGCGATGCTCTACGTCGCGACCGAGCGGGTGTCCTGGATCGCCATCGGCCTCGGGCTCTTCGGGGCCGGCGCGTACGTCGCCTACCTCGCGTTCGCGCACGTCCAGGTCCGCGTCCTGCTGTGGCTGCACACCTTCAGCCCGGAGGCCCTGCAGACCTCCGACCAGCTCGCCAAGGGCCTCATGGGGATGGCCGCCGGCGGGATGGTCGGCACCGGGCTCGGTCGCGGTCGCCCGGACCTCACCTACCTCGCGGAGTCGGACTTCATCATCCCGAGCTTCGGCGAGGAGCTCGGGCTCGTCGGGCTGTTCGCGATCCTCGTGCTCTACGCGCTGCTCGTCGAGCGCGGGCTGCGCACCTCGCTCGGCACCCGCGACGGCTTCGGCAAGCTGCTCGCCGCCGGCCTGTCGTTCTCGCTGGCCCTGCAGTGCTTCGTCGTCGTCGGCGGCGTCACCCGGGTCATCCCGCTGACCGGCCTCACCGCCCCCTTCCTCTCCTCGGGCGGCTCCTCGCTGCTCGCCAACTGGACGTTGCTCGCCATCCTCCTGCGCATCTCCGACCACGCCCGCCGCCCGCTGCCCGACGACTCCGCGACGAGCGCGGTCGGCGAGGCCCGCACCGAGGTGGTGAGGCTGTCGTGA